One segment of Paraburkholderia bonniea DNA contains the following:
- the metF gene encoding methylenetetrahydrofolate reductase [NAD(P)H], whose product MNPIELSFEFFPPKTQEGVEKLRATRAQLARLKPKFVSVTFGAGGSTQQGTLDAVVEMTQEGLQAAPHLSCIGSSKESLRAILNEYRTHGIRHIVALRGDLPSGMGEVGELRYASELVSFIRAEFGDWFWIEVAGYPEYHPQARSPRDDMQNFVRKVKAGANSVITQYFFNADAYFRFVDDARKLGVEVPIVPGIMPITNFSQLMRFSEMCGAEVPRWVARRLEGFGDDREAIRAFGLDVVTGLCQRLIDARVPGLHFYTLNGAAATRTICERLGVTLAA is encoded by the coding sequence ATGAATCCGATCGAACTTTCATTCGAATTTTTCCCACCGAAAACCCAGGAAGGCGTGGAAAAGCTGCGTGCCACGCGCGCACAACTTGCCCGCCTGAAGCCGAAATTTGTTTCGGTCACCTTTGGTGCTGGTGGCTCGACCCAACAGGGCACACTCGATGCAGTGGTCGAAATGACGCAAGAGGGCCTGCAGGCGGCCCCTCACCTGTCATGCATCGGTTCTTCCAAAGAGAGCCTGCGCGCCATTCTCAACGAGTACCGCACGCATGGCATCCGGCATATCGTCGCGCTGCGTGGTGATTTGCCCTCCGGCATGGGCGAGGTGGGCGAGCTGCGTTACGCGTCCGAGCTGGTGAGTTTTATACGTGCCGAATTTGGCGACTGGTTCTGGATCGAGGTCGCTGGTTATCCGGAATATCACCCTCAGGCACGCTCCCCCCGCGATGACATGCAGAACTTCGTGCGCAAGGTGAAGGCGGGGGCGAATTCGGTTATCACGCAGTATTTTTTCAACGCGGATGCGTACTTCCGTTTTGTCGATGACGCTCGCAAGCTGGGCGTCGAGGTGCCGATCGTGCCTGGCATCATGCCGATCACCAATTTCTCGCAACTGATGCGTTTCTCGGAGATGTGCGGCGCGGAAGTGCCGCGCTGGGTTGCGCGCCGGCTGGAGGGGTTTGGTGACGACCGCGAAGCGATTCGCGCGTTTGGCCTTGATGTGGTGACAGGCCTGTGCCAGCGGCTCATCGACGCGCGGGTGCCGGGTCTGCATTTCTACACGCTGAATGGCGCGGCGGCGACCCGGACGATTTGCGAGCGTCTTGGTGTGACGCTTGCGGCTTGA
- a CDS encoding ABC transporter substrate-binding protein, giving the protein MKQNNRLRTIRSTALGALAASLLSVSLAQAQIPNKTLVYCSEGSPAGFDPAQYTTSTDFTANTFTVYNRLVEFERGGTKVEPGLAEKWDISADGKTYTFHLRHGVKFQTTSFFKPAREFTADDVIFTFQRMLDSNQPFRKAYPVQFPYFTDMGLDKLITKVEKTDPYTVVFTLKEVNAPFIQNLAMEYASILSAEYADQLLKAGKAADINQKPVGTGPFIFRSYTKDATIRFDGNPEYWKPGAVKLSKLIFSITPDPGVRVQKLKRDECQVMSYPRPADIAPLKADAKIAMPSQPGFNLGYLSYNVTHKPVDKLEVRQALDMAINKKAIIDSVYQGAGQAATNPMPPTQWSYDKNLKSASYDPAKAKALLAKAGFPNGFDISLWAMPVQRAYNPNARLMAEMIQADWAKIGVRAKIVTYEWGEYIKRAHAGEDDAMLIGWTGDNGDPDNWLGTLLGCDAMNGNNFSKWCHKPFDTLVQKGRETSDQAQRTKFYIEAQQIFAQQLPFSPIAHSTVYQPVSKKVTDMRIEPLGYARFDGVGLQ; this is encoded by the coding sequence ATGAAACAAAATAATAGGTTGCGCACCATCAGAAGCACCGCATTGGGTGCACTTGCAGCATCGTTGCTTAGTGTCAGCCTGGCTCAGGCGCAGATTCCCAACAAGACACTGGTTTATTGTTCCGAAGGCAGTCCTGCTGGTTTTGATCCGGCGCAATACACAACCAGTACTGATTTCACCGCGAATACTTTCACCGTCTATAACCGCCTGGTTGAGTTCGAGCGCGGCGGCACCAAGGTCGAACCCGGTCTGGCAGAGAAATGGGATATTTCGGCCGACGGTAAGACCTACACCTTCCATCTACGCCACGGCGTCAAGTTTCAAACCACCTCATTTTTCAAGCCTGCGCGCGAATTCACCGCTGACGACGTGATCTTCACGTTCCAGCGCATGCTGGACAGCAACCAGCCGTTTCGCAAGGCCTATCCGGTGCAGTTCCCGTATTTCACCGATATGGGCCTCGACAAGCTGATTACCAAAGTCGAAAAAACTGATCCGTATACCGTCGTATTCACGCTCAAAGAAGTCAACGCACCGTTTATCCAGAATCTGGCCATGGAATACGCGTCGATTCTTTCGGCTGAATATGCCGATCAATTACTGAAAGCGGGCAAGGCCGCCGATATCAACCAGAAACCGGTAGGCACCGGGCCGTTTATCTTCCGCAGCTATACGAAGGACGCGACGATTCGTTTCGATGGCAATCCCGAGTACTGGAAGCCAGGTGCGGTCAAGCTGTCGAAGCTGATCTTCTCGATCACGCCTGATCCTGGCGTGCGCGTGCAAAAACTCAAACGCGACGAATGCCAGGTGATGAGCTATCCGCGTCCGGCCGATATCGCACCGTTGAAGGCGGACGCCAAAATTGCGATGCCGTCGCAGCCAGGCTTTAACCTGGGCTATCTGTCATACAACGTGACACACAAGCCGGTGGACAAGCTTGAAGTGCGTCAGGCGCTCGATATGGCGATCAACAAGAAGGCCATTATTGATTCGGTCTACCAGGGCGCAGGCCAGGCCGCGACGAATCCGATGCCGCCGACCCAGTGGTCTTATGACAAAAATCTGAAGAGTGCCAGCTACGACCCGGCCAAAGCTAAAGCGCTGCTGGCCAAGGCCGGTTTTCCGAATGGCTTTGATATCTCGCTGTGGGCGATGCCGGTGCAGCGCGCGTACAACCCCAATGCCCGCCTGATGGCGGAAATGATCCAGGCCGACTGGGCCAAGATCGGTGTGCGGGCGAAGATCGTCACCTATGAATGGGGTGAGTACATCAAACGGGCTCACGCTGGCGAGGACGACGCCATGCTGATCGGCTGGACCGGCGATAACGGCGATCCGGACAACTGGCTGGGCACGCTGCTGGGCTGCGACGCGATGAATGGCAACAACTTCTCGAAGTGGTGCCACAAGCCGTTCGATACGCTGGTGCAAAAGGGCCGGGAAACCTCCGATCAGGCGCAGCGCACGAAGTTTTATATCGAAGCGCAGCAAATCTTCGCCCAGCAACTGCCGTTCTCACCCATCGCGCATTCCACGGTGTATCAGCCGGTCAGCAAAAAAGTCACTGACATGCGCATCGAGCCGCTTGGCTATGCCCGTTTTGATGGTGTTGGCCTGCAATAG
- a CDS encoding ABC transporter permease subunit, translating to MFRFVLRRIGMVIPTFIGITILAFALIHLIPGDPIEVMMGERGVDPAMHAEAMRRLGLDEPLPMQYLHYVGHALRGNLGVSIITNTTVMEEFLARFPATVELSLCAMLFALLLGVPAGVFAALRRGTAVDHGVMGTALTGYSMPIFWWGLILIMVFSAKLGWTPVSGRIAVEYDLEHTTGFMLIDALLSGEEGAFRSALSHLILPAIVLGTIPLAVVARMTRSAMLEVLREDYIRTARAKGLSPARVIVVHGLRNALIPVVTVIGLQVGTLLAGAVLTETLFSWPGIGKWLIDAIGRRDYPVVQGGILMIATLVIVVNLVVDLLYGVLNPRIRHTR from the coding sequence ATGTTCCGCTTCGTTTTGCGCCGCATTGGCATGGTGATTCCAACCTTCATTGGCATCACGATCCTGGCCTTTGCACTGATTCACCTGATTCCTGGCGACCCTATCGAAGTGATGATGGGCGAGCGTGGTGTCGATCCGGCGATGCATGCCGAAGCGATGCGCCGCCTCGGGCTCGACGAGCCTTTGCCGATGCAATACCTGCATTACGTTGGTCACGCGTTGCGCGGCAATCTGGGCGTGTCGATCATCACCAACACCACGGTGATGGAAGAGTTTCTCGCACGTTTTCCCGCCACGGTTGAGCTGTCGCTCTGCGCGATGCTGTTCGCGCTGCTGCTCGGCGTGCCAGCCGGGGTGTTCGCCGCGTTGCGGCGTGGCACGGCGGTCGATCATGGCGTGATGGGCACCGCGCTCACGGGTTATTCGATGCCGATTTTCTGGTGGGGGCTGATTCTCATCATGGTGTTTTCCGCGAAGCTGGGCTGGACTCCGGTGTCCGGGCGCATCGCGGTTGAATACGATCTTGAGCACACCACGGGCTTCATGCTGATTGATGCGTTGCTGTCTGGTGAAGAAGGTGCGTTTCGTTCGGCGCTGAGCCATCTGATCTTGCCCGCGATTGTGCTGGGGACGATTCCATTAGCGGTGGTGGCGCGCATGACGCGCTCAGCCATGCTCGAAGTGCTGCGCGAGGACTACATCCGCACGGCGCGCGCCAAAGGTTTGTCTCCGGCGCGCGTGATCGTCGTGCATGGGTTGCGCAATGCGCTGATTCCCGTCGTGACCGTGATTGGCCTGCAAGTCGGCACGCTGCTCGCGGGCGCGGTGCTGACCGAAACCTTGTTCTCCTGGCCGGGCATCGGCAAATGGCTGATCGACGCGATTGGCCGGCGCGATTATCCGGTGGTGCAGGGCGGCATTCTGATGATCGCCACGCTGGTCATCGTCGTGAATCTGGTCGTTGATTTGCTGTATGGCGTGCTGAACCCACGCATCCGGCATACGAGGTAA
- a CDS encoding phage holin family protein, whose amino-acid sequence MVIVLGWLLNAVALLAITHIVPSIHIRNFGTAVLVAIVLGLINTAIRPVLFALEFPVTLLTLGLFVLVVNALCFWLCASLLKGFEVSGFWSAFFGSLLFSFVSWVLSALILGDRTLN is encoded by the coding sequence ATGGTTATCGTGCTGGGCTGGCTGCTTAACGCCGTGGCATTGCTGGCGATCACGCATATCGTGCCGTCAATCCACATTCGCAACTTTGGCACCGCGGTGCTTGTCGCTATCGTGCTGGGGCTGATTAATACCGCGATCCGGCCGGTATTGTTTGCCTTGGAATTTCCGGTCACCTTGCTGACGCTCGGGCTCTTCGTTCTGGTCGTAAATGCGCTGTGCTTCTGGCTGTGTGCTTCGCTGCTGAAGGGTTTCGAAGTCTCAGGGTTCTGGTCTGCGTTCTTCGGCTCGCTGCTATTTAGCTTTGTTTCGTGGGTGCTGAGTGCGCTGATTCTTGGCGACCGCACGTTGAACTGA